In the Helianthus annuus cultivar XRQ/B chromosome 11, HanXRQr2.0-SUNRISE, whole genome shotgun sequence genome, one interval contains:
- the LOC110889755 gene encoding 9-cis-epoxycarotenoid dioxygenase NCED1, chloroplastic, producing the protein MASSSIQTPTWSNPGNKLLPSSVSRSFCKKTNAKLAKNSVVCALQTPSILQIPKQTPLKTAKTVKTGPAQPNWNVLQKFASMALDAIKDGLTKTDNLHPLPKTVDPKVQIAGNFSPVPEQPVRHRLPVTGEIPEHIQGVYLRNGANPLFEPTSGHHLFDGDGMIYAVKFDNGSASYACRFTETQRLVQERAIGKPVFPKAIGELHGHSGIAKLLLFYARGMCGLIDHTKGIGVANAGLVYFNNRLLAMSEDDLPYHVRVTPSGDLKTAGRFDFGGQLESTMIAHPKIDPVSGELFALSYDVINKPYLKYFRFSPDGKKSKDVAIDLGMPTMVHDFAITENFVVVPDHQVVFKMSEMITGGSPVVYDKEKVSRFGVLDKYAENGSGIKWVEVPDCFCFHLWNAWEEPESDEVVVIGSCMTPADSIFNESNEELKSVLSEIRLNLKTGKSTRRQIISPEYDVNLEAGMVNKNLLGRKSQFAYLAIAEPWPKVSGFAKVDLTTGETKKFIYGDQKYGGEPLFLPSDASSGAEDEGHILAFVHDEKTWKSELQIVNAMTMELEATVHLPSRVPYGFHGTFISAKDLETQA; encoded by the coding sequence ATGGCTTCTTCTTCTATTCAAACTCCTACTTGGAGTAACCCCGGTAACAAACTTTTACCCTCTTCAGTATCGCGTTCGTTTTGTAAAAAAACGAACGCGAAACTGGCCAAGAATTCGGTCGTTTGCGCCCTCCAAACGCCTTCGATTCTTCAAATCCCTAAACAAACCCCTCTTAAAACCGCGAAAACCGTTAAAACCGGACCTGCCCAACCAAACTGGAACGTGTTACAAAAATTCGCATCAATGGCATTGGACGCCATCAAAGACGGGTTGACGAAGACAGACAATTTACACCCTTTACCGAAAACAGTGGACCCGAAGGTCCAAATCGCCGGGAACTTCTCTCCGGTACCGGAACAACCGGTGCGCCACCGGTTACCGGTGACCGGAGAAATCCCGGAGCATATCCAAGGAGTTTATTTACGAAATGGAGCTAACCCGTTATTCGAACCGACATCCGGTCACCATTTGTTCGACGGTGACGGGATGATTTACGCGGTTAAGTTCGATAACGGGTCGGCTAGTTACGCCTGCCGGTTTACCGAAACTCAAAGGCTTGTTCAAGAACGCGCTATCGGGAAACCGGTTTTCCCGAAAGCGATCGGGGAGCTTCACGGGCATTCCGGGATCGCTAAGCTTTTGTTGTTTTACGCCCGCGGGATGTGCGGGTTGATCGACCACACGAAAGGGATCGGTGTGGCGAACGCGGGTTTGGTCTATTTTAACAACCGGTTATTAGCAATGTCCGAAGACGATTTACCGTATCATGTGCGGGTCACGCCTTCGGGCGACTTGAAAACCGCGGGTCGGTTTGATTTTGGTGGGCAATTGGAGTCTACAATGATCGCTCACCCGAAAATCGACCCGGTTTCGGGCGAGCTTTTCGCGTTGAGCTACGATGTGATCAACAAGCCGTATTTGAAGTACTTTCGGTTTTCGCCGGATGGGAAGAAGTCGAAAGACGTAGCTATCGATTTGGGGATGCCGACTATGGTTCATGATTTTGCGATCACGGAGAATTTCGTGGTGGTGCCGGACCATCAGGTGGTGTTTAAGATGTCGGAGATGATCACCGGTGGGTCGCCGGTGGTTTATGATAAAGAAAAGGTGTCACGGTTTGGGGTTTTGGACAAATATGCGGAAAACGGGTCGGGTATTAAATGGGTTGAGGTTCcggattgtttttgttttcatcttTGGAATGCTTGGGAAGAACCCGAATCCGATGAAGTGGTTGTGATCGGGTCGTGTATGACTCCGGCTGACTCAATTTTTAACGAGTCTAATGAGGAGTTAAAAAGTGTTTTATCAGAAATCCGGCTTAATTTAAAAACCGGAAAGTCAACACGCCGGCAAATTATCTCGCCGGAATATGACGTCAACTTAGAAGCCGGGATGGTCAACAAGAACCTTCTTGGTCGGAAATCGCAGTTCGCGTACCTTGCGATCGCGGAGCCGTGGCCGAAGGTGTCTGGTTTCGCCAAGGTCGATTTGACGACTGGCGAGACCAAGAAATTTATTTACGGAGACCAGAAGTACGGGGGAGAGCCACTCTTTCTCCCCAGTGACGCCAGTTCTGGCGCGGAGGACGAAGGTCATATTCTGGCCTTTGTCCATGATGAAAAAACATGGAAGTCAGAGCTTCAGATTGTTAACGCAATGACGATGGAACTAGAGGCGACGGTGCATCTTCCGTCCCGGGTTCCATACGGGTTTCATGGGACATTTATAAGTGCCAAAGATTTGGAAACTCAAGcatga
- the LOC110887864 gene encoding uncharacterized protein LOC110887864: protein MADDLPPLWFPPMSSDDSSDSSILFFQNLIEEAELQDTGTSNRRRYIERQREEGHETLMADYFVEDPKYNEDIFRHRFRMSKRLFLQIVSDVEENDPWFVEAPDARGRKGFTPLQKVTSAIKQLATGNTPDENDEYLHMAERTSRECLEYFCDTVYKIYGPEFLRRPTSHDMALLYQAHEEKHHLPEYRGQYMRGDHRYPTIMLEAVASQDLWFWHAFAGPPGSQNDINSIPYPHEVNEKKFKRQHEAARKDVERAFGVLKGKWGVLSRPMRARSVKKIRNVVYTCIILHNMILKDDGKAIAPVHIRDPPVEPALDDTVLGELLNEDTHWRLKHDLIDHLASQDLPHLLADSDED, encoded by the exons ATGGCGGATGACCTCCCCCCGTTATGGTTCCCACCCATGAGTAGCGACGATTCATCCGATAGTAGCattcttttttttcaaaatcttatCGAAGAAGCCGAACTTCAAGATACCGGCACATCTAACCGAAGGAGATATATTGAACGTCAACGTGAGGAGGggcatgagacactcatggcgGATTATTTTGTCGAAGACCCGAAGTACAACGAAGATATCTTTCGGCATAGGTTCCGTATGTCAAAACGTTTGTTTCTACAAATTGTGTCCGATGTGGAAGAGAACGACCCGTGGTTTGTAGAGGCCCCCGATGCGCGAGGTAGGAAGGGCTTTACGCCCTTGCAAAAGGTGACATCGGCTATTAAACAGCTCGCAACTGGAAACACTCCAGACGAGAACGACGAGTACTTGCATATGGCCGAAAGAACTTCCCGCGAGTGCCTAGAATATTTTTGTGACACGGTTTACAAAATATATGGTCCAGAGTTCTTACGTAGACCGACAAGCCACGACATGGCACTTTTATACCAAGCTCATGAGGAAAAACATCACCTTCCAG AGTATCGAGGCCAATACATGCGAGGAGATCATAGATACCCGACTATTATGCTCGAAGCGGTTGCTTCTCAAGACTTATGGTTTTGGCATGCTTTTGCCGGTCCACCGGGTTCTCAAAACGATATCAAT tctatCCCTTACCCTCACGAAGTAAACGAAAAGAAATTCAAGAGGCAACATGAGGCGGCAAGGAAAGACGtcgaacgggcttttggtgttttgaagGGGAAATGGGGTGTATTGAGTCGACCGATGCGAGCAAGATCGGTTAAAAAAATTAGGAATGTCGTGTACACGTgtattattttacacaacatgattttgaaagacgATGGAAAGGCGATAGCACCGGTGCACATTCGGGATCCTCCGGTCGAGCCGGCTCTAGACGATACGGTGTTGGGCGAATTGTTGAATGAAGACACCCATTGGAGACTCAAACACGATCTCATAGATCATCTCGCAAGTCAAGATTTGCCCCATCTTTTGGCCGATTCCGACGAAGACTAG